The Ziziphus jujuba cultivar Dongzao chromosome 5, ASM3175591v1 genome segment ctcaatttcttttcttttgcagaaATTTAattcatctttatttttattttggttcttTGGATCATCaacagaaaaaaattgaaacagtagtttttatttttatgtctgATGCCTGACATATTTTCTAGACATCAATATATTTGGATACTCCAGAAagcccaaaaaaaggaaaaaataatacttattaGTACTTTCAGCTTTATACATtgaaaatgcaaatatttaGCTCCTAAGTCAGATAACGGTGATTCTTACTAGTTAAAATCCTTTAATGCttattaattgaatataatttatttagaaataGTAATTAGTATAGAATATACAGTTAACATATTATCTAAtctatcaatatatttattaaaaatatatatatatatatatatatattattcaattagTTAACATGttaatagaatttaaaaattgatgaaCAAACCATGATAAAtactattaaatataaatcaatccaATAATAATGCCtgtattttttaatagaaatgtCAATAGAGCAGACAAAGACAGATAGAGGCCTGACCAAGGATAaaaagtttttattcttttactgTGATATAAGCAAAAAGAGGAAAGCTGATACATACCTGTGGATATGCCACAACTGAGCAAGCAGGCCTTATCAACAGGGACTTGTGGGCTAATCCTCACCACATGGGCAACATCCACCACAGTAAACTCCGAGAAGCTCGAGACGTAGAGAAAATGGTGCAGAACTTCCCCATTCATGTCCCTGAATCTGCTGGTTCCGTCTCTAGGCATATCGATGGCTAACTTCTTGTTAAATACAGAGCAAGCATTGCTCTTCGTGGATTGGCAATCTCTGCATTCTTTACAATTGGGTAAAAACACCGGCACCACTTTGTCtccttcttctacttcttccACATGCTTTCCAACACTTTCAACCAcactacaaatatatatatatatataataacaaaacaaaaattacaaattaattacccTTAAAGCTgagtaatatattaatatttattacgTACCCAACAGCTTCATGACCGAAAATCCTTGGAAAAACTGCAATGGGTCCCTGGAGAAATAGAATTAATGGTGAACCctgttttagaaatttttttttttttttaaatttatagattACTATTAATTGAGAGTAGAGATCATGAACATGCATGGTGGTGGTGCTTATTACCGTATTCAATTTCCAGAAGGTAACATCTGTGTGACAGAGAGATGTGCAGATGATTTTGATCCGGACCTCCCAAGCTTTAGGTGGGTCTACTTGTATTTCCTCTATAACTAGTGGGTCTCCAGGATTTCTGCAAATTGCAGCTGAAAACAGTCACCAAGAAACCAAAAGATTCAGTATCTATATGTAAAATGATCGAATCGACTAGgacaaagaagaacaaaaatatgaaaatatgtaaatatatatatatatatatatataggaacctTTGCATCTTATAACTTTTCCTGCAGTTTCCGAGCTGGTTCTTCCGATCTCCATTAATAAAACCGATAAATATCTCGGATCAAATTTTTCTTGCAGCGTTTCAAGaatatttgtttgcttgctttGACTCCGTGTTCTTGATCCCACAACTCTTCAAATGGACACAACGTGTTATATGTAGGACaaaattagtaatatatatatatatatattatttttttttgtatactaGTCGCGGCCATTGAATTTGTACGTGTTTGATTTAGAACTTAAGAGATAGAATCATGGAGCTAGCAAAGACAATTAAACTCAATCTCGTGGACCATGCCGAAGGGGTTCTAATTTGATGTTGATATGTATTACATTAATATCCAAGTTGCTAAGAGTAGTTATAACTTATAACATACGAGTCATAAGACTTTTATGAATGTAGAATTGATATTGCACGTCTAAAATctttatttacatataaaaaaaggaaaacagatattattacttttatgaaataattaatagtgGCTGCCAAATACCAGTGATGATCAAATAGCTACCAAACTATCAGTCCAGATGGTAACCTAAATTTAGATTTCATTAGGCTTTTGTTAGggacaaaaattttctttgcaaaaccATAAAGAAATATGTTTCAATGAATTCCTGGAGCTGAAGAGTCATTGTCTGTCATCATGACAAGCTCTTTGACAAAgacacacaaaaataaataaataaataaataaatagagataATGTGATAACGTGATGGCACCAACATTTCAACTTATGAGCTGAATTAaaacttcataaaaataaataaataaataaataatataaaaaacaaactaCGAGCTGTCTGTATCTGTgtaccataaaaatattagcaTACTTAATttgagcttatatatatatacaatccttTTGAttccaatcttttttttttcttctttatgaaAAAATCCATTTGCCAGAAGAAGTAACGAAGCGCATGATTTATTACAtgtcaaataacaatttttaaaaaatatatatatttaaaaaaaaaaaataagttttacttaaatttatatgtatttaatatctcgcgtttttgttttattattgagGATTTAACAATTTAAACTCAAGTTATTGTCGGAGAAAAAGGTGATTTTTACGAATTTAAATAACCAAACTGATTATGATGCTCCTAGTGTTTAAAATTGGTTTGTTTGGGTCAAAGACacaatgtttttatttaattgatttttggttaaaaaagaaTGCAGAAGATAACAATTTTTAAAGTGACGTCTTCTATGTctcttataatatttaatatttcccTATAGCACAGTGAGCATGCACATTAAATCTAACCTAGATATTAGTGCATAATAAACTTACCCAATAAAATAGCTTATTTCTTTTCACATGCATCACAGGGCATCCTAATCTATGACCCCCTAGATATAAatctaacaaatatatttatgatttaaatagcatcaacaaatgaaaatttctaatttaaaccTAAGCAAGTCCAAAAAGCAAAGGTAAAATATTCagtaaaagaacaaaagaagcAACATAAAGTAAACAAGGAACCATATATGGTTGAAAGGTACTTATATAAATTAGACATCTTTTAACATGATTATTGGTACtcagagaacaaaaaaaaaaaaaaagtatggattttctttttttggtgatcttaaaaaaaaaaaaaaaacacacatgaTTGTGGATTTTTTGGGGGGTCAGATTTATCTGTTTTGCACAATCTATAATTGGACCAGAATGAGGGTCACAATTTAGAAGCTTGCCATTTCAAGTTTAATGGGCTTCAAAGTTCACATGCCAAAAAGCCCATTGGgttttaaatgataatttacCTCGCTTTCGACTACGTGAAACTACCCGAAAAATCTAAATACTTTtaccatttcaaaataaataaataaaaaatttaacaatttttttcttctaaactTTCTAAAATAAAGCATTTGGGGGGGACTCCGtttcaattttaattccaaGCTGTAAGTTACAAAATTAAGCTCAAGACAAACAATTATGGACAGAGGCAATTCATCTTGCTTTTGACAAAGAGACAACAGATTTTTGGTACAAGAAAACTATTGTTCATGTTAACAAATAACGTGAGGCTCTCATTAGTATTTCTATatggtaatttttaaaattacccTCTATATTTTGCCccctccttcttctttttttttttttttttttttcctttcttgtaagAAGCATctctatttcataaaattggaatataattcttattttttatttttattctaatttaatttatatgttaGATTGTTGTTCTCAAAATGAcacttctaattttttatttctttaaggaTAGAAACAACTTGTTTACTATTTTattcttatggaaaaaaaatatatatatatatatttgtaaatgggTAACTCGTCTGTTCCTCAGAAAAAAGATATGGTTCAGCATCCTTGGCACATAGCAAACCCCAACCTTATAAGTTAAGCCAACCATTACATTAATCTCaccttttttaatatatctacCCTACTAACTTGTTATGAAAGACCTGGTTGAATTAGTTATAGGTTGTAAtcgattatattttaattaaatatgaaaaatacatCATATGATTGATACAATTAGATAATAGTCCGTGGGTTGCACAAATTTCACATATGCATTATTTAATATTACGTATGGTTAAGGgtctttcttaaaaaaaaaaaaaaaaacaaatagtgaGTTAGACTCGTTCTGaaacattaaaataaagaaattaacacCATGACTTATGGCAGAGAGAGCCAATACCCATCCACAACCATAAGCATAAATTATTATATGTGATAAAAGTTACGTATAGTTCaacataaaaaactaattaattaacgaAAATCTTATCCcccacaaataaaaaattactaagaaatgttttaattttgttgcaGTGGTATATCATGAAATTATTGGGAAGTTGTGAGGTACAAAACTTTAGTGAGGTTCAAGGGCCCGTGAAAGGATTGTGTACCACCAAGAGAAAACGACTTTCTACCCTCACCGCCCACTGTCCAAACCAGCCTCTAAAACCAGTAGTCAAACATGAAAACGCCacccaatttcttttatttaaaaagaaaacaattaattatatacaaaaaaattaagaatatataattcAACGGCCACCTAACTATTCACATCATCAGCATCACAATCACACAGAATGACTTCAAAATTACCCAACTTcttatataaatagatatatatatatatattttttttcttttttttcctttgattttgtgtctatttttaaaatcaatgtgaagcaaaaaaatgttattattatacCTCCTTTTAATGTCAAAGCCCTTGATATTTTTGCAAAAGAGATTTGAAGGAATTGTGGCGTTTAACAAAATGTCCTTGCATTTCCGTTTTATTcaggaaaattaaaattaaaactattttttaaacaaacacATATACAAAAGGTTTAGTCATATGAATCAAGATTGATTCATCATGACTGCGGAGAAGTATAAAAAAACATCGAGAGTGATTTTCATAGTGTTAATCAAATCATTGTACGATCacctaattaaataatagatGCTTATCACTCACTGATTTTGGGttccaaattaaaagaaacttGATGCATTCATACTGAAAACGAAATCCAATTGTGCTAGTAGAAacgacaaaaacaaataaagaaaattaccaaaaaacaaaaaaaaaaaaaaaagaaataaaggaagaagaaaaagttccACAGGCAGTAAAACAAGAAAACACAGCAGAGTGGGAAGTGTACTCGAGTGTAAATTTATAGTCCCTTTGAAAGATTAGACAATCTCCCACCTCATAATTGGTTCaatcacacttttttttttttttttttcccgtacAATAATTTGAATCATACTATAATCGGTGCTAACGGGCAACAAAATCTCCTcagctcaattttttttttttttttttttaaacacatcaccacagttttttttttttttttttgactaaaaTAGTTGCCTAAGAAAATTTTTTCCTGTTAGCCTTCTTTCTTGTAAAACTTTTTAAGAACACTGTTTAATATCGTGAATTTTGCCCTGTAGCTTAGTTTAAAATAATAGGCACAAATGCCTTTCTAAGTAAACTGTTGATTGAAGTACAAGGATTGATATTACATCAATATCAAACTGTTTTTGCCATCTATGTAGTCAAATAAATGCTagattcatgtatatatatatatacatatataaagacAGAAATTAGCATTAGTCAATTTAGACTTGAGTTTTCCCTTCAGTTTTCCCTTCAAAGTGATGTttttttccaccaaaaaaagtaaaagggtTTACATTTTCGTATTAAGTTAGAAGAGAATCCCGATCTACAGGCTATTGTTTACTAGGGGGtaaaaaacaatagcaaaaagaaAGACATTTGAAAACATAGGAAGCAAAGGTGATACACACTAGAGGAAGAAAAATTTTCCAAGAAGAGGACAAGTTTAGAAACTGGGTTGGAACATAAATGATAAAGTGTTATCTCTAACTGACAATCCAATAAGTTTGACGCAAATTTTTATATGTGTTTACCTGTTATCGATTTCTGATACAGAATCAGAAAAATTTGGGAATTTTCAGGCAGATGTGGTGGTGGGCATAGAAGGAAATTTGAGACATGAAACCCCTTTAAGCTTTTGCAGTCTTTGCCCGGTTTAAAGAGTAAAGGAGGAGTGAATGACCCACTtacttgaatttcttttttgtttttggtaacgTTTTGGCTTTAGTCTTCAAGTGTAACGGCAATTTGACCACTTTAGAAAATTCCAAGAGAGACAATCATTTCGGGGACTGATGAGTTGGAAATAACCAACATCATTAAATAGATTTACACAGTACAACACCaatatttaaaagtaatttgATGATTTTCCCAATTAAAAATATGCGTTTTGGATATTGTTTCCCAATAATATTTAGCCAAAGAATTTAGATCATCCCAGATTTTACATCCCAAAATTATCACCTACATGATGACTCAGACCTGACAAAGCACATTTACATGAaaatcttttaaagaaagatGATATCAACGATAGATTGAGATGGAACCCTTTCTGGGTCCCTGACCAACCCCACAAATGGCTCTAAATAGtgactggtttttttttttttttttacttttttattttttgggtctgAGCGGAAACACAATACAGAATCTCTGTATGATATTATAATGTCAGTTTTCTTGTCTTTTGACCAGCAACAGTGGAAGGACTGAGACTGAGCGACTGAGTTTGAAACTCGGGCTGTGAAATTCAGCAAAAAGAGGCCGAGGCTGAGGCTGAGGCTGAGTCTGAGTCTGATTGAGTGAGATTAGAAGATGAGAAATAATAGATGAAAAAAAGATGGGTGTAAAACATAAAAGATAGGGAGGGTGACAGGGATGCTTGCCTTCATTTACGGGTCAAGTGTCTTTTTACTTCTTTTAAgccaaagccaaagccaaagccaaagccaaagAAAGGCCAAAGGAGACACAGACATATTCCTTCTTTTTacatctttttaatatttatttagttttctttttaatttatattttttccccAAATTCTCTCTCTGGAAAATACTGGTATTTTAAGACTTATTTTTTGGGGACCATATCTCAAACCTgggaaaatcaatttttctaTGAACTTGTTTATCTGTCCCTACTCGCCGACTGCCACAACCAGGAGATTTATCCCCACAAAGCACAAAACACACAAACACAAAGACGTAAGAGATTATAGCT includes the following:
- the LOC107420743 gene encoding alcohol dehydrogenase-like 2 isoform X2, translating into MEIGRTSSETAGKVIRCKAAICRNPGDPLVIEEIQVDPPKAWEVRIKIICTSLCHTDVTFWKLNTGPIAVFPRIFGHEAVGVVESVGKHVEEVEEGDKVVPVFLPNCKECRDCQSTKSNACSVFNKKLAIDMPRDGTSRFRDMNGEVLHHFLYVSSFSEFTVVDVAHVVRISPQVPVDKACLLSCGISTGIGAAWKVAEVEEGSTVAIFGLGSVGLAVAEGAKLRGASKIIGIDLNPEKFEIAKEFGVTDFVNPATIGEKPVSEVIS